The Nitrospira tepida genome includes a window with the following:
- a CDS encoding type IV pilus twitching motility protein PilT produces MAKIDDLFRMLADRGGSDLHLIAGQRPSMRLHGELERIDGQGALEDGALRELLYEITPAPKRAQFEETGDVDFGYEIPGLARFRANLFNQKYGCAAVFRKIPSQVLTADELGLPPILTRAAMLKKGLVLVTGPTGSGKSTTLAAMIDHANKHRRDHILTIEDPIEFVHQSHGCIVNHREVGVHTQSFAAALRGALREDPDIILVGEMRDLETIRLAVEAASTGHLVFGTLHTESAAKTVDRVIEVFPHQEQAQIRNTLSTALRVVVAQNLFKRIDQKGRCAALEILVCTPAVANLIRDAKTFQIASVMQTGRNVGMQTLDDAIQDLLNRKWISPEEAHEKAIDKTRFAKFLKTPPDALQ; encoded by the coding sequence ATGGCCAAAATTGATGACCTGTTCCGGATGCTCGCCGATCGCGGAGGATCGGATCTCCACCTGATCGCCGGCCAACGCCCCTCGATGCGACTCCATGGAGAACTCGAACGGATCGACGGGCAGGGCGCGCTGGAGGATGGTGCTCTGCGTGAACTTCTATACGAGATCACGCCCGCTCCCAAGCGAGCACAATTCGAGGAAACGGGAGACGTCGATTTCGGTTATGAAATCCCGGGACTGGCGCGTTTCCGGGCCAATCTATTCAATCAGAAGTACGGGTGCGCAGCGGTCTTTCGTAAGATCCCCAGTCAGGTACTCACAGCCGACGAACTGGGCCTGCCGCCAATCCTGACCCGCGCGGCGATGCTCAAGAAAGGGTTGGTGCTGGTGACGGGGCCGACGGGCAGCGGCAAATCCACGACGCTCGCCGCGATGATCGACCATGCCAACAAGCATCGGCGGGATCACATTCTCACTATCGAGGACCCGATCGAGTTCGTCCACCAGAGCCACGGCTGCATCGTCAATCATCGGGAGGTAGGCGTCCATACCCAATCGTTTGCGGCCGCGCTGCGGGGAGCGCTGCGGGAGGACCCGGACATCATCCTGGTGGGAGAAATGCGGGATTTGGAAACGATCCGGTTAGCGGTCGAGGCAGCCTCGACCGGGCATCTGGTGTTCGGCACGCTCCACACGGAAAGCGCGGCGAAAACCGTCGACCGGGTGATCGAAGTGTTTCCCCATCAAGAGCAGGCCCAGATCCGCAACACGCTCTCGACGGCGCTGCGGGTGGTGGTCGCTCAAAACCTGTTCAAGCGGATTGATCAAAAGGGACGCTGCGCGGCGCTGGAAATCCTGGTGTGCACGCCCGCGGTCGCGAACCTGATCCGGGACGCCAAAACCTTTCAGATCGCCTCGGTCATGCAGACCGGGAGGAACGTCGGCATGCAAACGTTGGATGACGCGATTCAGGACCTCCTGAACAGGAAATGGATCAGCCCGGAAGAGGCCCATGAGAAGGCGATCGACAAGACCCGGTTCGCGAAGTTCCTCAAGACTCCCCCGGACGCATTGCAATAA
- a CDS encoding PilZ domain-containing protein, protein MSVEHRRYPRFQIICPLVFAGDGVVGAGRMTDLSVKGCAVESDVMVVTGLYLEVRILLPDSWAPLRVDLAPVRWAVPGKFGIELIKMEAHDQLRLTRFIQALSSVQPASDQMMPNAHHGVAPIAQAEE, encoded by the coding sequence ATGAGCGTCGAGCACCGTCGGTATCCTCGGTTTCAGATCATTTGTCCCCTGGTGTTCGCGGGGGATGGAGTGGTCGGGGCCGGGCGGATGACGGACTTGTCCGTCAAGGGGTGTGCTGTTGAAAGCGACGTGATGGTGGTGACGGGACTGTACCTGGAAGTTCGGATCCTTCTCCCGGATTCCTGGGCCCCACTCCGGGTCGATTTGGCTCCCGTCCGCTGGGCCGTGCCCGGAAAGTTCGGTATTGAATTGATCAAGATGGAGGCACATGACCAGCTTCGATTGACTCGTTTCATTCAGGCTTTGTCGAGCGTACAGCCGGCATCGGACCAGATGATGCCGAACGCGCATCATGGCGTGGCACCGATTGCTCAGGCTGAAGAGTGA
- a CDS encoding PAS domain S-box protein: MIATKSPNRRQLVLLHALVVIVLSYQLIFSRTAIIAEEVAHLAIAGLLLSIVCLAAIPERFWFSRWFTGSLVLGDTAITTAMIYASGAANSNFYVAYFLILLIAALVPTLSQLMALTVVLCLAYGGVLYLDLSEHGSLNESQLLQIPILMILGIYYGVSNHSARQLNQDKQRLLREMQERRRVEEALRESEQRFHAFMDNSPSVAFIKDATGRMLYVNKTFERYFALSKTEWEGKKDLQLWPEPVARRLKDNDRHVLKYDRAIEIEESVPMPDGQVRAFMVFKFPLKDSTGRRLLGGIAIDITDRKESEQALRLTTEQFRCAFENAPIGMALVSLEGRCLRVNQALCHLVGYAESELRDATIQTLMDPDDRAFEWSSLCRALAGSIQADPVEKRFVHKHGHHVWVLINASLVQDSEERPIYYVVQMQDITPRKAAEDALKESEERYRRLVEVSPDAILIVRGMRIIFVNQTGFRLLGAVSPDQVINRSPLDFFDPDHDPDRLNTISQAIRSHEALSPVGHRLIRLDGASVDVEVAASALPFEKAVVSQVVVRDVTRQKQLEQRLNHSHKMEAIGQLAGGVAHDFNNMLTVINGHSALLLMDTVRLGDDQIRSLEQIQQAGSRAAGLTSQLLAFSRRQMLQPKVVDLNVVITRLQDMLKPLLGEDIELYVLLDPALNRIKADPVQLEQVVINLAVNARDAMPEGGRLTVQTENVDLAPGFESPEGERHEGPYIRMTVSDSGMGMDAAVLSRIFEPFFTTKPKGKGTGLGLATVYGIVKQSGGTILVNSEPGRGTTFQVYLPATKAPMDESDRASETDDLRGTETILVVEDEPAVRALVCDTLRVHGYGVLQAPHGFEAILQARHHVGPIHVLLTDVVMPQMGGRELAKELSSALPDLRVLYMSGYTDDAVFRHGVMTEGVNFLQKPFTTVALLRKIRKILGDVPPSCTVGVPDQSQEPHPGGDTV, translated from the coding sequence GTGATCGCCACCAAATCGCCCAACCGTCGACAGTTGGTGTTACTGCACGCGCTCGTAGTGATCGTGCTCAGCTATCAGTTGATCTTCAGCCGGACAGCCATCATCGCAGAAGAGGTGGCTCATCTGGCCATCGCGGGCCTGCTCCTGAGCATCGTCTGCCTGGCCGCGATTCCAGAACGATTCTGGTTCAGTCGGTGGTTCACGGGCAGTCTAGTCCTGGGCGACACGGCCATCACCACCGCGATGATCTATGCGTCGGGTGCGGCGAACTCGAATTTCTATGTGGCCTATTTTCTCATTCTGCTCATTGCCGCTTTGGTCCCGACGCTCAGCCAACTTATGGCTCTGACAGTCGTGCTGTGCCTGGCGTACGGCGGAGTCCTCTATCTTGATCTCAGCGAACACGGGTCCTTGAATGAAAGCCAGTTGCTCCAGATCCCTATCCTCATGATTCTGGGGATCTATTACGGCGTTTCCAATCACTCCGCCCGCCAGTTGAACCAAGATAAACAACGGTTGCTGCGAGAAATGCAGGAGAGGCGGCGCGTTGAGGAGGCGTTACGAGAGAGCGAACAGCGGTTTCATGCATTCATGGATAATAGCCCATCGGTGGCGTTCATCAAGGACGCCACCGGACGCATGCTCTATGTCAACAAGACGTTCGAGCGATATTTTGCCTTGTCCAAAACGGAGTGGGAAGGCAAGAAGGACTTGCAGTTGTGGCCCGAGCCCGTTGCGCGACGCCTAAAAGACAATGACCGGCACGTGCTGAAGTATGACCGGGCGATCGAAATCGAAGAGAGCGTCCCCATGCCCGACGGGCAGGTCCGTGCTTTCATGGTCTTCAAGTTTCCATTGAAGGACTCAACGGGGCGGCGCCTGCTCGGCGGCATCGCCATCGATATCACCGATCGGAAGGAATCGGAGCAGGCCCTCCGCCTGACGACGGAGCAATTCCGGTGCGCGTTCGAGAACGCGCCGATTGGTATGGCCCTGGTCTCGTTGGAGGGACGCTGCCTGCGCGTGAATCAGGCGCTGTGTCATCTGGTGGGGTATGCGGAATCAGAACTGCGCGATGCGACGATTCAGACTCTCATGGATCCGGACGACAGGGCTTTCGAATGGTCAAGCCTCTGCCGTGCTCTGGCCGGTTCCATCCAGGCCGATCCGGTGGAAAAACGGTTCGTTCACAAGCATGGACATCACGTGTGGGTCCTGATCAATGCTTCTCTGGTTCAGGACAGCGAGGAACGGCCGATCTATTATGTCGTCCAGATGCAGGACATCACTCCGAGAAAGGCCGCAGAAGACGCCTTGAAGGAGAGCGAGGAGCGGTATCGCCGGCTGGTCGAGGTCTCGCCGGACGCGATTCTGATCGTACGCGGCATGCGCATCATCTTCGTGAACCAGACGGGGTTCAGACTCTTGGGCGCGGTAAGCCCCGATCAGGTCATTAACCGGTCTCCTCTGGATTTCTTCGACCCTGATCATGATCCGGACAGGCTGAACACGATCAGCCAAGCGATTCGCTCGCACGAGGCCCTGTCGCCTGTAGGACATCGGCTCATCCGTCTGGATGGGGCGAGCGTCGATGTCGAAGTGGCCGCCTCCGCCCTGCCGTTCGAAAAGGCGGTGGTCAGCCAGGTTGTCGTGAGGGACGTCACCAGGCAAAAACAGCTCGAACAACGGTTGAATCACAGCCACAAAATGGAGGCCATCGGACAGCTTGCCGGAGGGGTCGCGCACGATTTCAACAACATGTTGACGGTGATCAACGGGCACAGCGCGCTCTTGCTGATGGATACCGTGCGCCTGGGCGATGATCAGATCAGAAGCCTTGAACAGATTCAGCAAGCGGGGAGCCGTGCCGCCGGGTTGACCTCGCAACTGTTGGCCTTCAGCCGACGGCAGATGCTTCAGCCGAAGGTTGTCGATCTGAATGTCGTCATCACGCGGTTACAGGACATGTTGAAGCCGCTTCTCGGCGAGGACATCGAACTCTACGTCCTGCTGGACCCGGCGCTGAACAGGATCAAGGCGGATCCTGTTCAACTGGAGCAAGTGGTGATTAATTTGGCGGTGAACGCGCGCGATGCCATGCCGGAAGGCGGCCGCTTAACCGTCCAGACTGAGAATGTGGACCTGGCTCCTGGTTTCGAATCGCCGGAGGGGGAACGGCACGAGGGGCCGTATATTCGGATGACCGTGAGCGATTCGGGGATGGGGATGGATGCCGCGGTCTTGAGCCGCATCTTTGAGCCCTTCTTCACCACCAAACCCAAAGGAAAAGGAACGGGCCTGGGCCTGGCTACCGTCTATGGCATCGTGAAGCAAAGCGGCGGCACCATCCTGGTGAACAGCGAACCGGGGCGAGGGACGACCTTTCAGGTGTACCTGCCTGCGACCAAGGCTCCGATGGACGAATCCGACCGCGCCTCGGAGACGGATGACCTGCGAGGAACAGAGACGATTCTGGTGGTCGAGGATGAACCGGCGGTCCGGGCGCTGGTCTGCGATACCTTGCGGGTGCACGGCTACGGGGTCTTGCAGGCGCCGCATGGGTTTGAGGCCATCCTACAGGCCCGGCACCATGTGGGACCGATTCATGTGCTCTTGACCGATGTGGTCATGCCGCAGATGGGAGGGCGAGAACTCGCGAAGGAGTTGTCATCGGCTCTGCCGGACCTCAGAGTCTTGTACATGTCCGGCTATACGGACGATGCGGTCTTCCGCCATGGAGTGATGACCGAGGGAGTCAATTTCCTTCAGAAGCCCTTCACGACGGTGGCGCTGCTGCGCAAGATCCGCAAGATTTTGGGGGACGTCCCGCCGTCATGCACGGTCGGCGTTCCGGACCAGTCACAGGAACCACACCCAGGAGGTGACACAGTATGA
- a CDS encoding response regulator — MATILVVDDEPMMLDLLGTILQRLRHDVIPASTGTEAVALYQRKAPHLVILDLQLPDMSGIDVLRKIREAHPAEPVIILTGAGTDALERQARELGVQHFIQKGFSLHNLGEALRSVFKEVPRSLSAGANRGTGEPS, encoded by the coding sequence ATGGCCACCATACTCGTCGTCGACGACGAACCGATGATGTTGGATTTATTGGGAACGATTCTGCAGCGCCTCCGACACGATGTCATCCCGGCATCGACGGGAACGGAGGCCGTGGCGTTATATCAGCGCAAAGCCCCGCATCTGGTGATTCTGGATCTTCAGCTTCCGGATATGAGCGGCATCGACGTCCTCCGGAAGATCCGGGAGGCCCACCCGGCGGAGCCGGTGATCATTTTGACCGGAGCCGGGACCGACGCCCTCGAGAGGCAAGCCCGAGAGCTCGGGGTGCAGCACTTCATCCAAAAAGGGTTCTCGCTGCACAACCTGGGAGAAGCGCTTCGCAGCGTGTTCAAAGAGGTGCCGCGCTCGCTTTCGGCGGGAGCAAACAGGGGAACCGGTGAGCCCTCATGA